A section of the Agrococcus sp. SGAir0287 genome encodes:
- a CDS encoding ABC transporter ATP-binding protein: MDDTPRTHPAIDVRDLVRRRGTTLALDGVDLVVRHGEIVGLLGANGAGKSTLVAAIAGLDRPQAGTVRVDGLDPRADGARMRRILGVQLQDAVLHPALTVREVLRMVAAAHSHPWRVDDLVASVGLERRSGTRVESLSGGEHQRLALAMALVGRPSILVLDELSTGLDPAARRSIWALVERLRDEGASILLVSHAMDEVERLCDRVVVLREGRVVAEGAVDEVVAHAAERDASIATLGDAMLHLAGVDVETEDAA, translated from the coding sequence ATGGACGACACGCCCCGGACGCATCCCGCCATCGACGTCCGCGACCTCGTGCGCAGACGCGGCACCACCCTCGCCCTCGACGGCGTCGACCTCGTCGTGCGCCACGGCGAGATCGTCGGCCTGCTCGGGGCCAACGGCGCCGGCAAGTCGACGCTCGTGGCCGCCATCGCCGGCCTCGACCGCCCGCAGGCGGGCACGGTGCGCGTCGACGGCCTCGATCCGCGCGCCGACGGCGCCCGCATGCGACGCATCCTCGGGGTGCAGCTGCAGGACGCCGTGCTGCACCCCGCGCTCACGGTGCGCGAGGTGCTGCGCATGGTCGCGGCCGCCCACTCGCATCCCTGGCGCGTCGACGACCTCGTCGCGAGCGTCGGGCTCGAGCGACGATCCGGCACGCGGGTCGAGTCGCTCTCCGGCGGCGAGCACCAGCGGCTCGCGCTCGCGATGGCGCTCGTGGGACGCCCGAGCATCCTCGTGCTCGACGAGCTGAGCACCGGCCTCGATCCCGCGGCCCGCCGCAGCATCTGGGCGCTCGTCGAGCGCCTGCGCGACGAGGGCGCGAGCATCCTGCTCGTCAGCCACGCCATGGACGAAGTCGAGCGGCTGTGCGACCGCGTCGTGGTGCTGCGCGAGGGTCGCGTCGTGGCAGAGGGCGCCGTCGACGAGGTCGTCGCGCACGCAGCCGAGCGGGATGCGTCGATCGCGACGCTCGGCGACGCGATGCTGCACCTCGCCGGCGTCGACGTCGAGACGGAGGACGCGGCATGA
- a CDS encoding sensor histidine kinase, giving the protein MDGRRAARLVDAVPVAVSAIVGGLVVATALGGAGGLLVPLSAWAVILAAFLAALASVSIAVERVPEAAVHPLLAVAVAGGIALVVLAPGASWIMIVLVFTALVSAYLGPLWLPVVVVLANCGGVVAASLLQGASPAALALTTGIYVVLQAMAVVFVRIFVRETELRQELELTTVRLRAAQAMLAESSRADERVRIARELHDVLGHQLTVLALDLEAASHLTTGDAREQVVRARDVAKGMLGEVRATVSALRAPRGDLAASLRAIADDVASIDLEVRVADDVAAVAPAQAEAILRGAQELVTNALRHARATHLLLEVRREDGLLVLDAHDDGVGAAVVRPGNGLTGVRERVEALGGTLTIDGGRGFRVTARVPA; this is encoded by the coding sequence ATGGACGGGCGACGGGCGGCGCGGCTCGTCGACGCCGTGCCCGTCGCGGTCTCCGCGATCGTCGGCGGACTCGTCGTCGCGACCGCGCTCGGTGGCGCAGGCGGCCTTCTCGTGCCGCTCTCCGCATGGGCCGTGATCCTCGCGGCCTTCCTCGCCGCGCTCGCGAGCGTCTCGATCGCCGTCGAGCGCGTGCCCGAGGCGGCGGTGCATCCGCTGCTCGCCGTGGCGGTCGCGGGCGGCATCGCCCTCGTCGTGCTCGCGCCCGGCGCCTCGTGGATCATGATCGTGCTCGTCTTCACGGCGCTCGTCTCGGCGTACCTCGGCCCGCTGTGGTTGCCGGTCGTCGTCGTGCTGGCGAACTGCGGTGGCGTCGTCGCGGCGTCGCTCCTGCAGGGCGCGTCGCCCGCAGCGCTCGCGCTCACGACCGGCATCTACGTCGTGCTGCAGGCGATGGCCGTCGTCTTCGTGCGCATCTTCGTGCGCGAGACGGAGCTCCGGCAGGAGCTCGAGCTGACGACGGTGCGCCTGCGCGCGGCGCAGGCCATGCTGGCCGAGTCGTCGCGCGCCGACGAGCGCGTGCGCATCGCACGAGAGCTGCACGACGTGCTCGGCCACCAGCTCACGGTGCTCGCGCTCGACCTCGAGGCGGCGTCGCACCTGACGACGGGCGACGCGCGCGAGCAGGTCGTGCGCGCCCGCGACGTCGCGAAGGGGATGCTCGGCGAGGTGCGCGCGACCGTCTCCGCGCTGCGCGCGCCGCGCGGCGACCTCGCCGCGTCGCTGCGCGCGATCGCCGACGACGTCGCGAGCATCGACCTCGAGGTGCGCGTCGCCGACGACGTCGCCGCCGTCGCCCCCGCGCAGGCCGAGGCGATCCTGCGCGGCGCGCAGGAGCTCGTCACGAACGCGCTGCGGCACGCGCGGGCCACGCACCTGCTGCTCGAGGTGCGTCGCGAGGACGGGCTGCTCGTGCTCGACGCGCACGACGACGGCGTGGGCGCCGCCGTCGTGCGACCGGGCAACGGCCTCACGGGCGTGCGCGAGCGCGTCGAGGCGCTCGGCGGCACCCTGACGATCGATGGCGGGCGCGGGTTCCGCGTGACCGCGCGGGTGCCGGCGTGA
- a CDS encoding response regulator, translating to MTAAAVRVVVVDDQTLVRQGIRTLLALVPGVEVVGEAADGAEGAALVAEAAPDVVLLDLRMPRVDGIGMLEALRAAGDGTPCLVLTTFDDDDLLVRALRAGARGYLLKDVSLETLEAAIRALAAGGTYLHPAVTETLLRATAPEQDAARVRAAQLTPREREVLRLMAAGLTNREIAASLVLAEGTVKNHVSAVLAKLGTADRTNAVLRALRERLIDAG from the coding sequence GTGACGGCAGCGGCCGTGCGCGTCGTCGTCGTCGACGACCAGACCCTCGTGCGCCAGGGCATCCGCACGCTCCTCGCGCTCGTGCCGGGCGTCGAGGTCGTGGGCGAGGCCGCCGACGGCGCGGAGGGTGCGGCGCTCGTGGCCGAGGCGGCCCCCGACGTCGTGCTGCTGGACCTGCGGATGCCGCGCGTCGACGGGATCGGGATGCTCGAGGCCCTCCGCGCGGCGGGCGACGGCACCCCGTGCCTCGTGCTCACGACCTTCGACGACGACGACCTGCTGGTGCGCGCGCTCAGGGCCGGCGCGCGCGGCTACCTGCTGAAGGACGTGTCGCTCGAGACGCTCGAGGCGGCGATCCGCGCGCTCGCGGCAGGCGGCACGTACCTGCACCCCGCCGTGACGGAGACGCTGCTCCGTGCGACGGCGCCCGAGCAGGATGCGGCGCGCGTGCGCGCCGCGCAGCTCACGCCGCGCGAGCGAGAGGTGCTGCGCCTCATGGCCGCCGGGCTCACGAACCGCGAGATCGCCGCCTCCCTCGTGCTGGCCGAGGGCACCGTGAAGAACCACGTCTCGGCCGTGCTCGCGAAGCTCGGCACCGCCGACCGCACGAACGCGGTGCTGCGAGCGCTGCGCGAGCGGCTCATCGACGCGGGCTGA
- a CDS encoding ABC-F family ATP-binding cassette domain-containing protein — protein MGFIDVGGVSYALPDGRPLLTDVGFRVPEGRTTALVGANGAGKSTLLRIVRGALAPHAGSVQVQGGLGVMDQTIGVADREDATVEDLLIAVAPERIRSAALALQRAEAAMLERDDTAAQLAYAIAIADYAEAGGYEHEVVWDRCTMAALGLPFERARWRTLATCSGGEQKRLALEALLRGPEEVLLLDEPDNALDVPGKRWLEERLRQTPKTVLLVSHDRQLLANAADRVVTLEASPAGSSAWVHGGGFATYHEAREARFERLDELRRRWDEQHAQLRRLVTTLRAQAASSDDMASRYRAAVTRLERFEAAGPPEARPPSQELSMRLRGARTGKRAVVCTGLELTGLMRPFDLEVWFGDRVAVLGANGSGKSHFLRLLAHGGTDPDPSLGHVTSVGATIARVEHRGRAVLGARVVPGWFAQSHAVAGLEGRTLLEILHRGDDERQGMPREPASAALDRYGLAHASERRYDELSGGQRARFRILLLELAGVTLLLLDEPTDNLDLVSAESLEEALGSFEGTVLAVTHDRWFARTFDRFLVFQEDGEVVEADAPVWDEGRVARAR, from the coding sequence ATGGGCTTCATCGACGTCGGCGGCGTCTCGTACGCGCTGCCGGACGGCCGACCGCTGCTGACGGACGTCGGATTCCGCGTGCCCGAGGGCCGCACGACCGCCCTCGTCGGCGCCAACGGCGCAGGCAAGTCGACGCTGCTTCGCATCGTGCGCGGCGCCCTCGCGCCGCACGCGGGCAGCGTGCAGGTGCAGGGCGGCCTCGGGGTCATGGATCAGACGATCGGCGTCGCCGACCGCGAGGACGCGACGGTGGAGGATCTGCTGATCGCCGTCGCGCCCGAGCGCATCCGGTCCGCCGCGCTCGCGCTGCAGCGTGCCGAGGCCGCGATGCTCGAGCGCGACGACACCGCGGCGCAGCTCGCGTACGCCATCGCGATCGCCGACTACGCGGAGGCGGGCGGGTACGAGCACGAGGTCGTGTGGGACCGCTGCACGATGGCGGCGCTCGGGCTGCCGTTCGAGCGCGCCCGCTGGCGGACGCTCGCCACCTGCTCGGGCGGCGAGCAGAAGCGGCTCGCGCTCGAGGCGCTGCTGCGCGGGCCCGAGGAGGTGCTGCTGCTCGACGAGCCCGACAACGCGCTCGACGTACCCGGCAAGCGCTGGCTCGAGGAGCGGCTGCGGCAGACGCCGAAGACCGTGCTGCTCGTCTCGCACGACCGCCAGCTGCTCGCGAACGCGGCCGACCGCGTCGTCACGCTCGAGGCGAGCCCCGCCGGCTCCTCGGCGTGGGTGCACGGCGGCGGGTTCGCGACGTACCACGAGGCGCGCGAGGCGCGCTTCGAGCGGCTCGACGAGCTGCGGCGCCGCTGGGACGAGCAGCACGCGCAGCTGCGTCGTCTCGTCACGACGCTGCGGGCGCAGGCCGCCAGCAGCGACGACATGGCCTCGCGCTACCGCGCGGCGGTCACGCGGCTGGAGCGCTTCGAGGCCGCAGGGCCGCCGGAGGCCCGGCCGCCGTCGCAGGAGCTGTCGATGCGGCTGCGCGGCGCGCGCACCGGCAAGCGCGCCGTCGTGTGCACGGGCCTCGAGCTCACGGGCCTCATGCGACCGTTCGACCTCGAGGTCTGGTTCGGCGATCGCGTCGCGGTGCTCGGCGCCAACGGCTCCGGGAAGAGCCACTTCCTGCGCCTGCTCGCCCACGGCGGCACCGACCCGGATCCGTCGCTCGGCCACGTCACGAGCGTCGGCGCGACGATCGCCCGCGTCGAGCACCGAGGTCGCGCCGTGCTCGGTGCGCGCGTCGTGCCCGGCTGGTTCGCGCAGAGCCACGCCGTGGCGGGGCTCGAGGGGCGCACGCTGCTCGAGATCCTCCATCGCGGGGACGACGAACGGCAGGGGATGCCGCGCGAGCCCGCGAGCGCCGCGCTCGACCGCTACGGCCTCGCCCACGCCTCCGAGCGACGCTACGACGAGCTCTCGGGCGGGCAGCGAGCGCGCTTCCGCATCCTGCTGCTCGAGCTCGCGGGCGTGACGCTCCTGCTGCTCGACGAGCCGACGGACAACCTCGACCTCGTCTCCGCGGAGTCGCTCGAGGAGGCCCTCGGCAGCTTCGAGGGCACGGTGCTCGCGGTGACCCACGACCGATGGTTCGCCCGCACCTTCGACCGCTTCCTCGTGTTCCAGGAGGACGGCGAGGTCGTCGAGGCGGATGCGCCGGTGTGGGACGAGGGCCGCGTGGCTCGCGCGCGCTGA
- a CDS encoding GNAT family N-acetyltransferase, which yields MTDATRPAVSVRPVRVDDQERWATLFRAYRDFYRLEPDDAVVERVWSWLMDAAHEVRGLVAEVDGTVVGIAHHRAFARPSTGTTGVWLDDLYADASVRGAGVGRALIAHLGGVAALEGASVVRWITADDNVVAQRLYDRVATRTRWLTYDAVPGASLGAGS from the coding sequence ATGACCGATGCGACCCGACCCGCCGTCTCCGTCCGTCCTGTGCGCGTCGACGACCAGGAGCGGTGGGCGACGCTCTTCCGCGCGTACCGCGACTTCTACCGGCTCGAGCCGGACGACGCGGTCGTCGAGCGCGTCTGGTCGTGGCTCATGGATGCGGCGCACGAGGTCCGCGGACTCGTCGCGGAGGTCGACGGCACGGTCGTCGGCATCGCGCACCATCGAGCGTTCGCGCGCCCGTCGACCGGCACGACCGGCGTCTGGCTCGACGACCTCTACGCCGACGCGTCCGTGCGCGGCGCGGGCGTGGGGCGCGCGCTCATCGCCCATCTCGGCGGCGTCGCCGCGCTCGAGGGCGCCTCGGTCGTGCGCTGGATCACCGCCGACGACAACGTCGTCGCGCAGCGGCTGTACGACCGCGTCGCGACCCGGACGCGCTGGCTCACGTACGACGCGGTGCCCGGCGCCTCGCTCGGCGCCGGCTCCTGA
- a CDS encoding SRPBCC family protein, translating to MFALEERVDVARDPHDVFAFLTSPEHRPEWDRSVVSETLVSPAPVKVGSTVRTRMRVMGRDVAFEWRVTELDPPHAMGARSVSGTMPTTLRFAFEATDAGCRVIARIHAEPGGMLRMVEPVVAEAAPSTLAAGLARARILLETGP from the coding sequence GTGTTCGCACTCGAGGAGCGCGTGGACGTCGCACGCGACCCGCACGACGTGTTCGCCTTCCTCACGAGCCCCGAGCATCGGCCCGAGTGGGATCGCTCCGTCGTGTCGGAGACCCTCGTCTCGCCCGCCCCCGTGAAGGTCGGCAGCACCGTGCGCACGCGGATGCGCGTCATGGGCAGGGACGTCGCGTTCGAGTGGCGCGTCACCGAGCTCGACCCGCCGCACGCCATGGGCGCGCGCAGCGTTTCCGGCACGATGCCCACGACCCTGCGCTTCGCGTTCGAGGCGACGGATGCGGGATGCCGCGTGATCGCACGCATCCATGCCGAGCCGGGCGGCATGCTGCGCATGGTCGAGCCCGTCGTCGCCGAGGCGGCGCCCTCGACCCTCGCCGCGGGCCTCGCGCGGGCGCGGATCCTGCTGGAGACCGGGCCCTGA